The following coding sequences are from one Humulus lupulus chromosome X, drHumLupu1.1, whole genome shotgun sequence window:
- the LOC133804382 gene encoding pentatricopeptide repeat-containing protein At1g08070, chloroplastic-like isoform X1: MIHMEHYLLKILQSCKCLREMKQSHLQILIHGFQDSNFTIPKLLTVSSQLGYIDYAFRVFQNCRFPNVVVYNTLIKCFVGKGPRGCDYALHVYDQMKAFGVAPNSFTFTLILRCFESFEALKYGEVIHCEIVKLGFCSSVFVQNTLLDFYAKCCENLENACRLFDEMPERDVVSWNSIITSYMARGEIESALRLFNSMPERNIVTWNSVISGLSKAGHMELACTFFKKMTERNEVSWNSTISGYVRLGDIKSARCVFNDMPDKTVVSWTAMVSGYTMIGDLKSARSIFDQMPVKNVVSWNAMIAGYVHNHMFDQALQMFSQMLIDGNCRPDETSLVSVLSACSHLGSLEHGKWVDSYIKRSNFSLSSPLGNALMDMFAKCGDVENAKVIFQKMPKTCIITWTTIVSGLSINGKCREALKLFDSMCAAGVKPDDVIFIAVLSACAHGGFVEDGKRIFCQMVLEFGIKPQIEHYGCMVDLLGRAGKLEEAVKFVESMQLEPNAVIWATLLGSCKIHGNENLLESVTKKIIEQEPSNPSYLTLISNLSASVGRWKDALNYRMAMRQQGVEKVPGCSSIQLGNVVHEFLARDTRHEERKDVYEVLYCLSKHLDASCDETL; this comes from the coding sequence ATGATCCATATGGAGCACTACCTACTCAAAATCTTGCAGAGTTGCAAGTGCCTGAGAGAGATGAAGCAGTCTCATCTTCAGATTCTCATCCATGGCTTCCAAGATAGCAACTTTACAATACCCAAACTCCTCACTGTCTCCTCTCAACTTGGTTATATCGATTATGCTTTCAGGGTATTTCAAAATTGTCGTTTTCCCAATGTTGTCGTTTACAATACTCTAATAAAATGCTTTGTAGGCAAGGGCCCTCGTGGTTGTGATTACGCTTTGCATGTTTATGATCAAATGAAGGCCTTTGGTGTTGCTCCTAATAGTTTCACCTTCACTCTCATTCTTAGGTGTTTTGAATCTTTTGAGGCTCTTAAATATGGTGAAGTTATTCACTGTGAGATTGTCAAACTGGGTTTTTGTTCTAGCGTCTTTGTTCAGAATACTCTCTTGGATTTCTATGCTAAATGCTGTGAAAATTTGGAGAACGCCTGCCGTCTGTTTGATGAAATGCCTGAAAGAGATGTCGTTTCGTGGAATAGTATTATTACTTCTTATATGGCCCGTGGTGAGATAGAATCTGCGTTAAGGTTGTTTAATTCGATGCCAGAGAGGAACATTGTGACATGGAACTCTGTGATTTCTGGGCTTTCCAAGGCTGGACATATGGAATTGGCTTGTACATTTTTTAAGAAAATGACAGAAAGAAACGAGGTCTCGTGGAACTCCACAATATCTGGATATGTTAGGTTGGGTGATATCAAATCGGCACGGTGTGTATTTAATGACATGCCAGACAAAACTGTGGTTTCTTGGACGGCCATGGTTTCAGGATACACTATGATTGGTGATCTTAAGTCGGCCAGGAGTATATTTGATCAGATGCCAGTTAAGAATGTTGTATCATGGAATGCTATGATTGCAGGTTATGTTCATAACCACATGTTTGATCAAGCTCTTCAGATGTTCAGTCAAATGTTGATAGACGGCAACTGCAGGCCTGATGAAACTTCTTTGGTCAGTGTACTGTCTGCTTGTTCTCACTTGGGATCTCTTGAACACGGTAAATGGGTAGATTCCTATATTAAGAGAAGCAACTTCAGCTTGTCCAGTCCCTTGGGCAACGCTTTAATGGATATGTTTGCAAAGTGTGGTGATGTCGAAAATGCAAAAGTAATTTTCCAGAAGATGCCTAAAACATGTATCATCACGTGGACGACAATTGTTTCAGGTCTATCTATTAATGGAAAGTGCAGGGAAGCcttaaaactctttgattcaatgtGTGCTGCAGGGGTTAAACCAGATGATGTCATCTTCATTGCAGTTCTGTCTGCTTGCGCCCATGGAGGATTTGTGGAAGATGGTAAAAGGATATTTTGCCAGATGGTACTAGAGTTTGGTATAAAACCTCAAATTGAGCATTATGGTTGTATGGTCGATCTTTTGGGTCGAGCAGGGAAGTTGGAAGAAGCAGTCAAGTTTGTAGAGAGCATGCAGTTGGAGCCAAATGCTGTTATTTGGGCAACTCTATTAGGTTCGTGTAAGATTCATGGAAATGAAAACTTGTTAGAGTCTGTAACAAAAAAGATTATTGAACAGGAGCCTTCAAACCCAAGTTACTTAACTCTAATTTCAAATTTGAGTGCATCTGTGGGACGGTGGAAAGATGCCTTGAACTATAGAATGGCTATGAGACAacaaggagttgaaaaagttcctGGTTGCAGTTCAATCCAATTAGGGAATGTGGTTCACGAGTTTCTAGCTAGAGATACAAGGCATGAAGAAAGAAAAGATGTTTATGAAGTTCTATATTGTTTAAGCAAACACTTGGACGCATCATGTGATGAAACATTATGA
- the LOC133804382 gene encoding pentatricopeptide repeat-containing protein At1g08070, chloroplastic-like isoform X2 has product MASKIATLQYPNSSLSPLNLVISIMLSGCFESFEALKYGEVIHCEIVKLGFCSSVFVQNTLLDFYAKCCENLENACRLFDEMPERDVVSWNSIITSYMARGEIESALRLFNSMPERNIVTWNSVISGLSKAGHMELACTFFKKMTERNEVSWNSTISGYVRLGDIKSARCVFNDMPDKTVVSWTAMVSGYTMIGDLKSARSIFDQMPVKNVVSWNAMIAGYVHNHMFDQALQMFSQMLIDGNCRPDETSLVSVLSACSHLGSLEHGKWVDSYIKRSNFSLSSPLGNALMDMFAKCGDVENAKVIFQKMPKTCIITWTTIVSGLSINGKCREALKLFDSMCAAGVKPDDVIFIAVLSACAHGGFVEDGKRIFCQMVLEFGIKPQIEHYGCMVDLLGRAGKLEEAVKFVESMQLEPNAVIWATLLGSCKIHGNENLLESVTKKIIEQEPSNPSYLTLISNLSASVGRWKDALNYRMAMRQQGVEKVPGCSSIQLGNVVHEFLARDTRHEERKDVYEVLYCLSKHLDASCDETL; this is encoded by the exons ATGGCTTCCAAGATAGCAACTTTACAATACCCAAACTCCTCACTGTCTCCTCTCAACTTGGTTATATCGATTATGCTTTCAGG GTGTTTTGAATCTTTTGAGGCTCTTAAATATGGTGAAGTTATTCACTGTGAGATTGTCAAACTGGGTTTTTGTTCTAGCGTCTTTGTTCAGAATACTCTCTTGGATTTCTATGCTAAATGCTGTGAAAATTTGGAGAACGCCTGCCGTCTGTTTGATGAAATGCCTGAAAGAGATGTCGTTTCGTGGAATAGTATTATTACTTCTTATATGGCCCGTGGTGAGATAGAATCTGCGTTAAGGTTGTTTAATTCGATGCCAGAGAGGAACATTGTGACATGGAACTCTGTGATTTCTGGGCTTTCCAAGGCTGGACATATGGAATTGGCTTGTACATTTTTTAAGAAAATGACAGAAAGAAACGAGGTCTCGTGGAACTCCACAATATCTGGATATGTTAGGTTGGGTGATATCAAATCGGCACGGTGTGTATTTAATGACATGCCAGACAAAACTGTGGTTTCTTGGACGGCCATGGTTTCAGGATACACTATGATTGGTGATCTTAAGTCGGCCAGGAGTATATTTGATCAGATGCCAGTTAAGAATGTTGTATCATGGAATGCTATGATTGCAGGTTATGTTCATAACCACATGTTTGATCAAGCTCTTCAGATGTTCAGTCAAATGTTGATAGACGGCAACTGCAGGCCTGATGAAACTTCTTTGGTCAGTGTACTGTCTGCTTGTTCTCACTTGGGATCTCTTGAACACGGTAAATGGGTAGATTCCTATATTAAGAGAAGCAACTTCAGCTTGTCCAGTCCCTTGGGCAACGCTTTAATGGATATGTTTGCAAAGTGTGGTGATGTCGAAAATGCAAAAGTAATTTTCCAGAAGATGCCTAAAACATGTATCATCACGTGGACGACAATTGTTTCAGGTCTATCTATTAATGGAAAGTGCAGGGAAGCcttaaaactctttgattcaatgtGTGCTGCAGGGGTTAAACCAGATGATGTCATCTTCATTGCAGTTCTGTCTGCTTGCGCCCATGGAGGATTTGTGGAAGATGGTAAAAGGATATTTTGCCAGATGGTACTAGAGTTTGGTATAAAACCTCAAATTGAGCATTATGGTTGTATGGTCGATCTTTTGGGTCGAGCAGGGAAGTTGGAAGAAGCAGTCAAGTTTGTAGAGAGCATGCAGTTGGAGCCAAATGCTGTTATTTGGGCAACTCTATTAGGTTCGTGTAAGATTCATGGAAATGAAAACTTGTTAGAGTCTGTAACAAAAAAGATTATTGAACAGGAGCCTTCAAACCCAAGTTACTTAACTCTAATTTCAAATTTGAGTGCATCTGTGGGACGGTGGAAAGATGCCTTGAACTATAGAATGGCTATGAGACAacaaggagttgaaaaagttcctGGTTGCAGTTCAATCCAATTAGGGAATGTGGTTCACGAGTTTCTAGCTAGAGATACAAGGCATGAAGAAAGAAAAGATGTTTATGAAGTTCTATATTGTTTAAGCAAACACTTGGACGCATCATGTGATGAAACATTATGA